A portion of the Paucilactobacillus hokkaidonensis JCM 18461 genome contains these proteins:
- the eno gene encoding phosphopyruvate hydratase — translation MSVYIEKVKAREIFDSRGNPTVEADVILSDGTLGRAEVPSGASTGELEAVELRDGGDRLQGKGVSKAVNNVNTEINKILHGADPFNQAQIDQAMIDLDGTKNKARLGANAILGVSMATCRAAANYQKVPLYRYLGGTDLELPQTFHNVINGGEHADNGIDMQEFMITPVERTSFRDGFEKIANTYHTLKKVIEAAGYQTGLGDEGGFAPDLNSSEEALKMLHEAIEKAGYTPGKEIAIAFDAAASHFYDHDSGNYNFEGTVKTPDEMGDYYVKLLSEFPEIISIEDPYGEDDWDNFAKFAKKVGDQVQIVTDDNVCTNPELFRKAIKMGMANSFLIKLNQIGTVTETLEAIRIARKNGYTTMMSHRSGETGDTFVADFTVATNSSQLKSGAPARSERVEKYNQLLRIEEELGENGSRLAKFPNDVDFD, via the coding sequence ATGTCTGTTTATATTGAGAAGGTAAAGGCCCGTGAGATTTTTGATTCTCGTGGTAATCCAACTGTCGAGGCAGATGTCATTTTATCAGATGGCACCCTTGGTCGCGCAGAAGTCCCTTCTGGTGCATCTACTGGTGAATTAGAGGCTGTCGAATTACGTGATGGTGGGGATCGACTGCAGGGAAAAGGTGTTTCAAAGGCTGTTAACAATGTTAATACTGAAATTAACAAGATCTTACATGGTGCTGATCCATTTAATCAAGCACAAATTGACCAAGCCATGATTGATTTAGATGGTACTAAAAATAAGGCACGTTTAGGCGCTAATGCAATTTTGGGTGTATCAATGGCAACTTGTCGTGCTGCGGCTAACTATCAAAAAGTTCCGTTGTACCGTTATCTAGGCGGTACAGACCTCGAGTTACCACAAACCTTCCATAATGTTATCAACGGTGGCGAACATGCTGATAATGGGATTGATATGCAGGAATTCATGATCACACCCGTTGAACGGACAAGTTTTCGTGATGGATTTGAAAAAATTGCTAACACATATCACACCCTTAAAAAGGTTATCGAAGCTGCCGGCTATCAAACTGGTTTAGGTGATGAGGGTGGTTTTGCACCTGACTTAAATTCATCAGAAGAAGCTTTAAAGATGCTGCATGAAGCAATTGAGAAGGCTGGTTATACACCAGGCAAAGAAATTGCCATTGCTTTTGATGCTGCTGCATCGCATTTCTATGATCACGATTCTGGTAATTATAACTTTGAAGGAACTGTTAAAACTCCTGATGAAATGGGTGATTATTACGTTAAATTATTAAGTGAATTTCCTGAAATTATTTCAATTGAGGATCCTTATGGTGAAGATGACTGGGACAATTTTGCTAAATTTGCCAAAAAAGTTGGCGATCAAGTACAGATTGTGACGGATGATAACGTCTGCACCAACCCTGAATTATTCCGCAAGGCAATTAAAATGGGAATGGCTAACAGCTTTTTGATTAAATTAAATCAGATTGGGACTGTTACTGAAACCCTAGAAGCAATTAGAATTGCACGTAAAAATGGTTACACAACGATGATGTCACATCGTTCTGGTGAAACCGGTGATACGTTTGTAGCAGACTTTACCGTTGCAACTAACTCTTCACAATTGAAGAGTGGTGCTCCAGCACGATCTGAACGAGTTGAAAAGTATAATCAACTTTTGCGGATTGAAGAAGAACTGGGTGAAAACGGTTCACGGTTGGCAAAGTTTCCCAATGATGTCGACTTTGATTAA
- a CDS encoding manganese-dependent inorganic pyrophosphatase → MSKELVFGHQNPDTDAIVAAKAFSYLQNKLGFETEAVALGEPNSETNYVLNHFDEPAPRVIKTASNEVDSVMLVDHNEAQQSVSDLGDVTVTHVIDHHRISNFETAQPLWYTARPVGCTSTILTQLFVQNKIEIPANLAGLMLSAIISDTLLLKSPTTTDEDREALRALAQIADIDVNSYGLEMLKAGTDLASKSDKDLVDGDAKSFNLGGKSVRIGQVNTVDLADVFSRQSGLEETMKAENAANKYDLFLLLATNILDSNSELLVVGEPKDVVERAFGGKLSDQNRLNLPGVVSRKKQVVPPLTDAFGV, encoded by the coding sequence ATGAGTAAAGAATTAGTTTTTGGTCACCAAAATCCAGATACAGATGCCATTGTTGCTGCTAAGGCATTTTCATATTTGCAAAATAAGTTAGGCTTTGAAACAGAGGCAGTTGCATTAGGTGAACCAAATTCGGAAACAAATTATGTTTTGAACCATTTTGATGAACCAGCACCACGTGTAATTAAGACTGCATCTAACGAGGTTGATTCAGTAATGTTGGTTGATCATAATGAAGCTCAACAGAGTGTGAGTGACCTTGGTGATGTGACTGTAACGCATGTTATAGATCATCATCGTATTTCTAACTTTGAAACAGCTCAGCCGTTGTGGTATACGGCTAGACCAGTTGGCTGTACTAGCACCATTTTGACACAGTTGTTTGTGCAAAACAAAATTGAAATCCCCGCAAATTTAGCCGGCTTAATGTTGTCAGCGATCATTTCTGACACATTACTATTAAAGTCACCAACAACAACTGATGAAGATCGTGAAGCATTGCGGGCATTGGCGCAAATTGCTGATATTGACGTTAATTCATATGGTTTGGAGATGCTCAAGGCGGGAACAGATCTTGCTAGTAAATCCGATAAAGATTTAGTTGATGGCGATGCTAAGTCATTTAACCTTGGTGGAAAAAGTGTTCGAATTGGCCAGGTTAACACGGTCGATTTAGCTGATGTCTTTTCTCGCCAATCGGGGCTGGAAGAAACAATGAAAGCAGAAAATGCTGCCAACAAGTATGACCTATTCTTATTACTTGCTACTAACATCTTAGATAGTAACTCTGAATTATTAGTAGTTGGTGAGCCTAAGGACGTTGTCGAAAGGGCATTCGGTGGTAAATTAAGTGATCAAAACAGATTGAACTTACCGGGAGTTGTTTCACGAAAGAAACAAGTTGTTCCTCCATTAACCGATGCATTTGGAGTTTAA
- a CDS encoding LysR family transcriptional regulator, whose amino-acid sequence MKSKQESIFSSKTLTYFLQLTETMNYTQAAQILGITQPALTQQIKKLERTVGAPLFYSVSKKLRLSDAGYTMLHATHNIYELLNEATDEIQQTTSANHGQIHLGILTSIETQVLEDFAVQYYQDNPDIHVTFHMLTRKEIWDGLENNEIDLAIMYLPDDSIKNWKPYDSKKIMSEDLLFIHHNDELADKKRIKPKKTLDCPWVMYPVGYYLDQMVSEEYKNQMVDQPDIVARFTQPGQIYRFMKATNTYSALPKSYLMSLPDRDEITTASFDPQIKFDLSFVYRKAKDQIPRIAQFLEQFDSYLQEKDYYQRLDDIVAKKQGGAK is encoded by the coding sequence ATGAAATCAAAACAAGAAAGCATTTTTTCTTCTAAGACACTGACTTATTTTCTACAATTAACTGAAACGATGAACTACACTCAGGCAGCTCAAATTCTTGGAATTACGCAGCCAGCTTTAACGCAACAAATCAAAAAGTTGGAACGTACGGTAGGTGCTCCATTATTTTATTCAGTTAGTAAGAAGTTACGCTTATCGGATGCTGGTTATACGATGTTGCATGCAACCCATAATATTTATGAGCTATTGAATGAAGCTACTGATGAGATTCAGCAAACTACTAGTGCCAACCATGGTCAGATTCATCTTGGAATTTTAACTTCCATCGAGACACAAGTATTAGAGGATTTTGCAGTTCAATATTATCAAGACAATCCTGATATTCATGTGACATTTCATATGTTAACCCGAAAAGAAATTTGGGATGGCTTGGAGAATAACGAAATTGATTTGGCAATTATGTACTTGCCAGATGACAGTATTAAGAATTGGAAACCGTATGACTCTAAGAAAATCATGAGTGAAGATTTGTTGTTTATCCATCACAATGATGAATTAGCAGATAAAAAGCGAATTAAACCTAAGAAAACACTTGATTGTCCATGGGTTATGTATCCCGTTGGTTATTATTTAGATCAAATGGTTAGTGAAGAATATAAAAATCAGATGGTGGATCAACCAGATATTGTTGCGCGCTTTACACAACCAGGACAAATTTATCGGTTTATGAAAGCTACAAACACATATTCAGCTTTACCAAAAAGTTATTTGATGTCATTACCTGATCGTGATGAAATTACGACAGCTAGTTTTGATCCACAGATAAAATTTGACTTATCGTTTGTCTACCGTAAGGCTAAGGATCAAATTCCACGAATTGCTCAATTCTTAGAACAATTTGATAGTTATTTGCAAGAAAAGGATTATTATCAACGATTAGATGATATCGTTGCGAAAAAACAAGGGGGAGCAAAGTAA
- the parC gene encoding DNA topoisomerase IV subunit A: protein MSETKIQELTLEDVMGDRFGRYSKSIIQERALPDIRDGLKPVQRRILYAMNKDGNTYDKGFRKSAKSVGNVMGNFHPHGDSSIYEALVRMSQDWKLRAPLIEMHGNNGSMDGDSPAAMRYTEARLSEIAGLMLQDIDKQTVEMVLNFDDTENEPTVLPARIPNLLVNGSTGISAGYATDIPPHNLAEVIDGLIYLLDHPAATLDELMEFIPAPDFPTGGIIQGIDGVKKAYETGRGRIIVRSKTEIIELKGGKSQINVTEIPYEVNKAQLVKRIDEMRIMKKIEGIVEVRDESDRNGLSIAIELKRDVNTQGILNYLFKNSDLQINYNFNMVAIDNRQPKQIGLKRFLTAYLDFQKEIITKRTQFDLNKAQDRLHIVAGLIKALSILDQVIASIRSSKNRKDAKQNLIDQFDFSDKQAEAIVTLQLYRLSNTDVTDLEAEQQKLDKSIKGFKAILSSDTKLANVIKKELTDAKKKFGNARKTKIEAQVEELKIDTKVLVPDEDVVVLVSHDGYIKRSSVRSYNASGGEDNGLKEDDYPIMLTKTSTLSHLFLFTNKGHLIYRPVHELADQRWKDTGEHISQSIGLDNDEQIIKGLTFDSLEDTGNFLMATNDGYIKQTAFKDYLPGRTYKKHPSTYIKLKTDDSRVVNVIYLTPASLGTVLLMSVNGLALRFDLAEVPVNGARTAGVKSMGLRDEDQVVNVTLVAETDNVAIVTSRGAFKEIKMAEIPITSRARKGILILHELKTNPHRVADFINYPNDFAGAFEIITDRPIIQEVLVTDHPLGSRYSNGSFVLDVDSQGTPVVIRAKALELVV from the coding sequence GTGAGTGAAACAAAAATCCAAGAATTAACATTAGAAGATGTCATGGGTGATCGTTTTGGTCGCTATTCAAAATCAATTATTCAAGAACGGGCATTACCTGATATTCGTGATGGCTTAAAGCCGGTTCAACGACGCATTTTGTATGCAATGAATAAAGATGGTAACACTTACGATAAGGGTTTTCGTAAATCAGCTAAGTCAGTTGGTAATGTCATGGGTAACTTCCATCCGCATGGTGACAGTTCGATTTACGAGGCGCTTGTCCGAATGAGTCAGGACTGGAAACTGCGAGCTCCATTGATTGAAATGCATGGGAACAACGGTTCAATGGACGGTGATTCACCGGCCGCCATGCGTTATACGGAAGCGCGATTAAGTGAAATCGCTGGATTGATGTTGCAAGACATTGATAAGCAGACGGTTGAAATGGTGCTTAACTTTGATGATACGGAAAATGAGCCCACAGTTTTACCTGCTCGGATTCCGAATTTATTGGTCAATGGATCAACTGGGATATCTGCAGGTTATGCCACCGACATTCCACCACATAACTTGGCCGAAGTAATTGATGGCTTAATATATTTGCTTGATCATCCGGCTGCGACACTAGATGAGTTAATGGAATTTATTCCGGCACCAGACTTTCCAACTGGTGGCATCATTCAAGGAATTGATGGTGTTAAAAAGGCTTATGAGACTGGTCGTGGTCGCATCATCGTCCGTTCAAAGACTGAAATTATTGAATTGAAAGGTGGCAAGTCACAAATTAATGTCACCGAGATTCCTTACGAAGTCAACAAGGCACAACTTGTTAAACGAATTGATGAAATGCGGATTATGAAAAAAATTGAAGGAATTGTTGAAGTTCGTGATGAATCAGATCGTAATGGTTTATCAATTGCCATTGAATTGAAGCGGGACGTCAATACTCAGGGAATCTTAAATTATTTATTCAAAAATTCTGATTTACAAATTAACTACAACTTTAATATGGTGGCCATCGATAATCGACAACCTAAACAGATTGGACTTAAACGATTTTTGACGGCGTATCTTGATTTTCAAAAAGAGATTATTACTAAACGGACTCAATTTGACTTAAATAAAGCCCAAGATCGCTTGCATATTGTTGCTGGTTTGATTAAGGCGTTATCGATTCTTGATCAAGTTATTGCAAGTATTCGGAGCAGTAAAAATCGCAAGGATGCCAAGCAAAATTTAATTGATCAATTTGATTTCTCTGACAAACAGGCTGAAGCAATTGTTACATTACAACTGTACAGATTATCAAATACTGATGTGACAGACTTAGAAGCTGAACAGCAGAAACTAGATAAGTCCATCAAAGGATTTAAAGCAATTTTAAGTAGTGATACGAAGCTGGCTAATGTGATCAAAAAAGAATTAACTGATGCTAAAAAGAAATTTGGTAATGCGCGCAAAACTAAAATTGAAGCCCAAGTTGAAGAGCTTAAAATTGACACAAAAGTATTAGTACCAGATGAAGATGTGGTCGTGCTGGTATCACATGATGGCTACATTAAGCGTAGCAGTGTTCGTTCCTATAATGCTTCTGGTGGCGAGGATAATGGCCTTAAAGAAGACGATTACCCAATTATGTTGACCAAGACCAGCACGTTATCTCATCTGTTCTTATTCACAAACAAGGGACATTTAATTTACCGACCAGTTCATGAATTAGCTGACCAACGATGGAAAGACACCGGAGAGCATATTTCGCAGTCAATTGGTCTGGATAATGATGAACAGATTATCAAAGGTCTGACATTTGATTCATTAGAGGATACCGGTAACTTCTTAATGGCAACTAATGACGGCTACATTAAACAAACAGCGTTTAAGGACTATTTACCTGGACGCACGTATAAGAAGCACCCCAGCACGTATATTAAGCTCAAAACGGATGATTCACGGGTTGTTAACGTAATTTATCTCACACCAGCATCATTAGGAACAGTGTTATTAATGAGCGTTAATGGTTTAGCTTTGCGCTTTGATCTAGCAGAGGTACCAGTAAATGGTGCACGTACTGCAGGGGTTAAATCGATGGGACTTCGAGATGAAGATCAAGTCGTTAATGTTACACTCGTGGCTGAAACGGACAATGTGGCCATTGTTACCAGTCGCGGTGCATTTAAGGAAATAAAAATGGCGGAAATACCGATTACTTCACGGGCTCGTAAAGGTATTTTAATTTTACACGAATTGAAAACAAATCCGCATCGTGTCGCTGATTTTATTAATTATCCAAACGATTTTGCAGGTGCATTTGAAATTATTACTGACCGGCCAATTATTCAAGAGGTGTTAGTCACAGATCACCCATTGGGATCAAGATATTCAAACGGATCATTTGTGCTAGACGTTGATAGTCAGGGAACACCAGTCGTTATACGAGCCAAGGCACTAGAGCTAGTTGTATAG
- the parE gene encoding DNA topoisomerase IV subunit B: MANKKQNYDDSSIQVLEGLEAVRKRPGMYIGSTDARGLHHLVYEIVDNAVDEALSGFGDEINVIIEADNSITVQDHGRGMPVGMHSSGVPTPEVIMTVLHAGGKFGQADGYKTSGGLHGVGASVVNALSEHLTLTVVRDGQKYQEQFENGGHPVGTLEKVGKTKDSNGTRVSFKPDSKIFSTIVYNYQTLAERLRESAFLLKGVKITLTDKRAGQEHEDIFKFDDGIKAFAAYLNEDKDTLGDILYFDGTKEGVEVEVAAQYNDGYSENLLSFVNNVRTPDGGTHEAGMRSAWTKSFNEYARKVGLLKEKDRNLEGSDVREGLSAIISVRIPEKILQFEGQTKEKLGTPEARKIVDAIVSEQLGYVLMENGEFAQMLIRKSLQAREAREAARKARDQTRTGKKKGKQERLLSGKLTPAQSKNAKKNELFLVEGDSAGGSAKQGRDRKFQAILPLRGKVLNTEKAKLPDVLKNEELNTMIYTIGAGVGTEFNVADSNYDKVIIMTDADDDGAHIQILLLTFFYKYMRPLIEAGKVYIALPPLYKLQRGAGAKTKISYAWTDDELGKISKKFGKGSSLQRFKGLGEMNADQLWETTMDPETRTLIRVRIDDASLAERRVTTLMGDKVEPRRKWIEQNVQFTLEEEGSILENVDNKSNAASDDKTKPDQAIDAKLNTDDKKTDEAKPVEPTINTWDDNGEEQLDLFKK, from the coding sequence GTGGCAAATAAGAAACAAAATTATGATGATTCTTCAATTCAAGTGCTTGAGGGATTGGAAGCTGTCAGAAAACGACCAGGAATGTACATTGGCTCCACTGATGCGCGTGGATTGCATCATTTAGTATACGAAATTGTAGACAACGCTGTCGATGAAGCCTTATCTGGTTTTGGTGACGAAATCAACGTTATCATTGAAGCTGATAATTCAATTACTGTTCAAGATCATGGCCGTGGAATGCCAGTTGGAATGCATTCTTCCGGCGTGCCAACACCAGAAGTCATTATGACGGTGTTACATGCTGGTGGTAAATTTGGCCAAGCTGATGGGTATAAAACTTCTGGTGGATTGCATGGAGTTGGTGCTTCAGTGGTTAATGCGCTTTCCGAGCACCTAACTTTGACAGTGGTTCGTGACGGCCAAAAATATCAAGAACAATTTGAAAATGGTGGCCATCCAGTTGGAACATTAGAAAAAGTAGGAAAAACGAAAGATTCCAATGGAACTAGAGTTTCGTTTAAACCAGATAGTAAAATATTTTCAACAATTGTTTATAATTATCAAACCTTGGCAGAACGCTTACGTGAGTCCGCTTTTTTATTAAAGGGTGTTAAAATTACTTTAACAGACAAACGTGCAGGCCAAGAACATGAAGACATATTCAAGTTTGATGATGGAATCAAAGCTTTTGCTGCTTATCTTAATGAAGATAAAGATACTTTGGGTGACATTTTATATTTCGATGGCACCAAAGAAGGCGTTGAAGTTGAAGTTGCCGCCCAATATAATGACGGTTATTCAGAGAATTTACTATCCTTTGTTAACAATGTTCGCACTCCAGATGGTGGGACCCATGAAGCTGGTATGCGTAGTGCATGGACAAAATCATTTAACGAATATGCACGCAAAGTAGGGTTATTAAAAGAAAAGGACCGTAATTTAGAAGGTAGTGATGTCCGTGAAGGACTCTCTGCCATTATTTCTGTGCGGATTCCTGAAAAAATATTACAATTTGAAGGCCAAACCAAGGAAAAACTAGGAACACCAGAGGCTCGCAAAATTGTGGATGCAATTGTGAGTGAACAGTTGGGCTATGTTTTAATGGAAAATGGCGAATTTGCACAAATGTTAATTCGTAAATCATTACAAGCTCGTGAGGCTCGTGAAGCGGCTCGTAAAGCTCGTGATCAAACTAGAACTGGTAAGAAAAAGGGTAAGCAGGAACGCTTGTTATCTGGTAAATTAACCCCCGCTCAATCTAAAAATGCTAAGAAAAACGAACTTTTCTTGGTGGAAGGGGATTCTGCGGGTGGCTCTGCCAAGCAAGGACGGGATCGTAAATTTCAAGCAATCTTACCTTTGCGTGGTAAAGTTTTGAATACAGAAAAAGCCAAATTACCAGATGTATTAAAAAACGAAGAACTAAATACGATGATTTATACCATTGGTGCTGGCGTTGGCACGGAGTTTAACGTTGCGGATTCTAATTATGATAAAGTAATTATTATGACGGATGCTGATGATGATGGTGCTCATATTCAAATTCTATTATTGACCTTTTTCTACAAATACATGCGGCCCTTGATTGAGGCTGGCAAGGTTTATATTGCTTTGCCACCCCTATATAAACTGCAACGAGGAGCCGGTGCTAAAACTAAAATTTCCTATGCGTGGACTGATGATGAGTTAGGTAAGATTTCTAAAAAGTTTGGTAAGGGATCTAGTTTGCAACGGTTTAAGGGGTTAGGCGAAATGAACGCTGACCAGCTGTGGGAAACAACCATGGATCCAGAAACTAGAACATTAATTCGGGTTCGAATTGATGATGCTTCACTAGCAGAACGCAGAGTAACCACTCTAATGGGTGACAAGGTGGAGCCCCGACGTAAATGGATCGAACAAAATGTTCAGTTTACTTTGGAAGAAGAGGGCAGTATTTTAGAAAACGTTGATAACAAGAGTAATGCAGCATCGGATGATAAAACTAAACCGGATCAAGCAATTGATGCCAAATTAAATACTGATGATAAAAAAACAGATGAAGCAAAACCAGTGGAACCCACAATTAATACGTGGGATGACAACGGCGAAGAGCAACTGGATTTATTTAAAAAATAA